A window of the Cucurbita pepo subsp. pepo cultivar mu-cu-16 chromosome LG01, ASM280686v2, whole genome shotgun sequence genome harbors these coding sequences:
- the LOC111789195 gene encoding cyclin-J18 isoform X3, protein MISKWLRSSNTLRCHFSLIDSTHRFLVAICIKRITSSNASRNWLLQPITESNLQLFALVSLWISSKLHTSHPLSIKLLKSFGDKMIKEQHFMTRDLLDAEVIFMQILKFEIGTANITFVFLEELLIQFKEVAKVGELVNWEACMDVMDLLYEKEETSVSYSSPCSLAAAILVASYLITVPVQEWEFPVLPWVQFVMPFIEEDIVEQIRGILLHVLETDTDC, encoded by the exons AT GATCTCGAAGTGGCTCCGATCGTCAAATACTCTGCGTTGTCACTTTTCGCTGATAGATTCTACCCATCGCTTTCTGG TTGCTATTTGCATCAAAAGAATCACCAGCAGCAATGCCTCAAGAAATTGGCTTCTGCAACCAATCACAGAGAGCAATTTGCAGTTATTTGCACTTGTTTCCTTATGGATATCTAGCAAA CTGCACACTTCTCATCCTCTTTCTATAAAACTTCTGAAATCTTTTGGGGATAAGATGATTAAGGAACAACATTTCATGACCCGGGATTTATTGGATGCA GAGGTCATATTCATGCAG ATATTGAAGTTTGAGATTGGTACTGCAAATAtcacttttgtatttcttgaggAACTTCTTATTCAATTCAA GGAAGTAGCGAAAGTTGGGGAGCTTGTGAACTGGGAAGCATGCATGGATGTAATGGATCTTctttatgaaaaagaagagacatCTGTGTCTTACAGTTCTCCTTGTTCTTTAGCTGCTGCCATCTTG GTGGCTTCATATCTCATCACTGTTCCAGTGCAAGAATGGGAATTTCCAGTTCTTCCCTGGG TCCAGTTCGTAATGCCATTCATAGAAGAAGATATTGTAGAACAAATCAGAGGCATTCTGCTTCACGTTTTAGAGACTGATACTGATTGCTAG
- the LOC111789195 gene encoding cyclin-J18 isoform X1 produces the protein MQCNYAMKGSRTTMESENLPILRIRVVKFLIQSAHDLEVAPIVKYSALSLFADRFYPSLSGITSSNASRNWLLQPITESNLQLFALVSLWISSKLHTSHPLSIKLLKSFGDKMIKEQHFMTRDLLDAEVIFMQILKFEIGTANITFVFLEELLIQFKEVAKVGELVNWEACMDVMDLLYEKEETSVSYSSPCSLAAAILVASYLITVPVQEWEFPVLPWVQFVMPFIEEDIVEQIRGILLHVLETDTDC, from the exons ATGCAATGCAACTATGCGATGAAGGGAAGCAGAACAACGATGGAGAGTGAGAACTTACCGATTCTGAGAATTCGCGTCGTCAAATTCCTTATTCAATCTGCTCAT GATCTCGAAGTGGCTCCGATCGTCAAATACTCTGCGTTGTCACTTTTCGCTGATAGATTCTACCCATCGCTTTCTGG AATCACCAGCAGCAATGCCTCAAGAAATTGGCTTCTGCAACCAATCACAGAGAGCAATTTGCAGTTATTTGCACTTGTTTCCTTATGGATATCTAGCAAA CTGCACACTTCTCATCCTCTTTCTATAAAACTTCTGAAATCTTTTGGGGATAAGATGATTAAGGAACAACATTTCATGACCCGGGATTTATTGGATGCA GAGGTCATATTCATGCAG ATATTGAAGTTTGAGATTGGTACTGCAAATAtcacttttgtatttcttgaggAACTTCTTATTCAATTCAA GGAAGTAGCGAAAGTTGGGGAGCTTGTGAACTGGGAAGCATGCATGGATGTAATGGATCTTctttatgaaaaagaagagacatCTGTGTCTTACAGTTCTCCTTGTTCTTTAGCTGCTGCCATCTTG GTGGCTTCATATCTCATCACTGTTCCAGTGCAAGAATGGGAATTTCCAGTTCTTCCCTGGG TCCAGTTCGTAATGCCATTCATAGAAGAAGATATTGTAGAACAAATCAGAGGCATTCTGCTTCACGTTTTAGAGACTGATACTGATTGCTAG
- the LOC111800515 gene encoding pentatricopeptide repeat-containing protein At2g03380, mitochondrial, with product MLQRFFSLPRIFSRLAGPLLEMGHHVSYSTYASQPPLSDLDQTMASVQFISLHSCFYFMGLCRNIDTLIKFHGLLIVHGLVGNLLCDTKLVGVYGALGDVGSARMVFDQMRDPDFYAWKVMIRWYFLNDMFASIIPFYNRMRMSFKECDNIIFSIILKACSELREIDEGRKVHCQIVKVGGPDSFVLTGLIDMYGKCGQIEWSSAVFEGIIDKNVVSWTTMIAGYVQNDCAEEGLVLFNRMRESLVESNQFTLGSIITACTRLRALHQGKWVHGYAIKNVIIELNSFLATAFLDMYVKCGQTRDAHMIFDELPSIDLVSWTAMIVGYSQAGQPNEALRLFTDKIRSGLLPNSVTAASILSACSVSGNLSIGMLVHGLGIKLGLEECAVKNALIDMYAKCHMIDDAYVVFLGVLEKDVITWNSMISGYAQSGSAYDALRLFNQMRSDSLAPDAITLVSALSASAILGAVQVGSSLHAYSIKEGLFSSNLYIGTALLNLYAKCGDAKSARMVFDSMGDKNIITWSAMIGGYGVQGDGSGSLAIFSDMLKEDLKPNDVIFTTVLSACSYSGMVEEGWRYFKSMSQDYNYAPSMKHYACMVDLLSRSGRLEEALDFIKKMPVQPDISLYGAFLHGCGLYSRFDLGEVIVREMLELHPNEASLYVLLSNLYASDGRWGQVNEVRDLMLRRGLKKVPGYSLVETNAGVPFH from the coding sequence ATGTTGCAGCGCTTCTTTAGCCTTCCTCGAATCTTCTCCCGTCTCGCAGGACCTTTACTTGAAATGGGGCACCATGTTTCTTATTCCACATATGCTTCCCAGCCCCCACTCTCCGACCTCGATCAAACCATGGCTTCAGTACAGTTTATTTCCTTACATTCCTGCTTTTATTTCATGGGACTTTGCAGGAACATTGATACTCTCATCAAGTTCCATGGGTTGCTCATAGTTCACGGCCTTGTCGGTAATCTTCTTTGTGATACTAAGTTAGTCGGTGTTTATGGCGCACTTGGGGATGTGGGTTCTGCTCGCATGGTGTTCGATCAAATGCGCGACCCAGACTTTTATGCGTGGAAGGTAATGATCAGGTGGTATTTCTTGAATGACATGTTTGCGAGTATTATTCCGTTCTATAATCGCATGCGAATGTCATTTAAGGAATGtgataacattattttttcaattattttgaaagCGTGTAGCGAATTGCGTGAAATTGATGAAGGGAGGAAGGTCCATTGCCAGATTGTGAAGGTGGGGGGTCCGGATAGTTTTGTATTGACTGGTTTGATAGATATGTATGGTAAATGTGGGCAGATTGAGTGGTCAAGCGCTGTGTTTGAAGGAATTATCGATAAGAATGTGGTTTCTTGGACTACAATGATTGCGGGATATGTACAAAATGATTGTGCAGAAGAGGGTCTGGTTTTATTCAATCGGATGAGAGAATCATTGGTCGAAAGCAACCAATTTACTTTAGGGAGCATAATAACTGCTTGTACAAGATTAAGAGCTTTGCATCAGGGGAAATGGGTACATGGCTATGCCATTAAGAACGTTATTATTGAACTTAACTCTTTTTTGGCGACAGCTTTCTTGGACATGTATGTTAAATGTGGGCAAACAAGAGATGCTCACATGATATTTGACGAGCTACCTAGTATTGATCTCGTTTCATGGACTGCAATGATCGTTGGATATTCCCAAGCTGGCCAACCCAACGAGGCATTGAGGCTTTTCACTGATAAAATAAGGTCTGGTCTCTTACCTAATTCGGTCACTGCTGCAAGTATTCTTTCGGCATGTTCGGTGTCTGGTAATTTAAGTATCGGAATGTTAGTTCATGGACTTGGGATTAAACTTGGGCTGGAAGAGTGTGCAGTGAAGAATGCTCTTATTGACATGTATGCTAAATGCCATATGATTGACGATGCTTATGTTGTATTTCTTGGGGTTTTGGAAAAAGATGTGATTACTTGGAACTCAATGATATCTGGGTATGCTCAGAGTGGATCTGCATATGATGCCCTCCGTCTCTTTAATCAAATGAGATCGGACTCCCTTGCACCTGACGCAATAACTCTGGTGAGCGCCCTTTCAGCATCTGCCATCCTAGGTGCTGTACAGGTTGGTTCATCACTTCATGCTTACTCGATTAAAGAAGGCTTGTTTTCATCAAATCTTTACATTGGCACTGCACTTTTGAACTTGTATGCCAAATGTGGCGATGCTAAATCAGCACGTATGGTGTTCGACAGTATGGGAGATAAGAATATTATCACATGGAGTGCAATGATAGGTGGTTATGGAGTGCAGGGTGATGGAAGTGGATCCCTTGCCATTTTCTCCGACATGTTGAAGGAGGATTTAAAACCTAATGACGTAATTTTCACGACGGTATTATCTGCTTGTAGCTATTCCGGGATGGTTGAAGAGGGATGGAGATATTTCAAATCTATGAGTCAGGATTATAACTATGCGCCTTCCATGAAACACTATGCCTGTATGGTTGATCTTTTATCCCGATCTGGTAGACTGGAGGAAGCATTGGACTTTATTAAGAAAATGCCAGTTCAACCAGATATTAGTTTGTATGGAGCTTTTCTTCATGGATGTGGATTATACTCGAGGTTTGATCTTGGAGAAGTCATAGTCAGAGAAATGCTAGAGCTTCATCCAAATGAAGCTAGCCTTTATGTGCTTTTATCTAACCTGTATGCTTCAGATGGGAGATGGGGCCAAGTTAATGAGGTGAGAGATTTGATGCTACGGAGAGGATTGAAAAAGGTTCCAGGGTATAGCCTAGTAGAAACTAATGCAGGTGTGCCATTTCATTAG
- the LOC111811437 gene encoding plant UBX domain-containing protein 7-like yields MEGVLSASDKQSMVSSFLEIAVGQTAETATQFLQATSWKLEDAIQLFYVGNEGGVAVPPPVPSPPTTNEQINSSTDQTSDEPGKHVGAGTFGQFEDEVRPPLPVIREALYDDAMLYGTTMGYLPNESGSSIGLRNAQNEVKHHDVWESEEGAASTSGNSRDNLASLYRPPHHLMFIGPFEKAKGAACIQDKWLIANLQSTKEFSSHMLNRDTWANEAVSQTITTNFIFWQVYDDSTEGQKVCTYYKLQSIPAVLVIDPITGQKMHSWFGMVQPERLLEDLLPFMDGGPKDHHVTLSHKRPRESSMTPPKVREEDYEEDEEVQRALAVSLEGMKETVKLSSEDNKDAKSSEKEEEKCPTYPPLPEEPKGDRNLLCRIGFRLPNGRRCQRSFLRTDPIQLLWSFCSSQLEEGGTKAFKLTHAIPGATKSLKYDTQMTFEESGLANSMISVTWD; encoded by the exons ATGGAAGGGGTGCTTTCAGCTTCCGATAAGCAGAGTATGGTCTCCTCCTTCCTTGAGATTGCTGTCGGCCAAACTGCCGAGACTGCTACGCAATTTTTGCAG GCAACAAGTTGGAAGCTTGAGGATGCGATTCAGCTGTTTTATGTCGGTAATGAAGGAGGAGTGGCTGTACCACCACCTGTACCTTCTCCTCCAACTACAAATGAACAAATCAATTCTTCAACTGATCAGACATCCGA TGAACCTGGAAAGCATGTGGGAGCTGGAACATTTGGACAATTTGAGGATGAGGTCCGCCCTCCCTTACCTGTTATAAGGGAAGCTCTTTATGATGATGCAATGTTGTATGG AACAACTATGGGCTATCTGCCAAATGAATCTGGATCATCAATAGGACTACGGAACGCGCAAAATGAGGTGAAACATCATGATGTTTGGGAATCAGAAGAAGGTGCAGCATCCACAAGTGGCAATTCTCGAGATAATTTAGCTTCTTTATACCGCCCTCCTCACCATTTGATGTTCATTGGACCTTTTGAAAAG GCAAAAGGTGCTGCCTGCATCCAGGACAAGTGGCTGATTGCAAATCTGCAGTCGACCAAGGAATTCAGCTCGCACATG CTTAACCGGGATACATGGGCAAATGAAGCTGTTTCTCAAACCATTACTACCAATTTTATCTTTTGGCAG GTGTATGATGATTCAACTGAAGGCCAAAAGGTCTGCACATACTATAAACTACAATCAATTCCTGCTGTTCTTGTCATTGATCCCATCACTGGGCAAAAAATGCACTCTTGGTTTGGAATGGTTCAACCCGAACGGTTACTTGAG GATCTATTACCCTTCATGGATGGAGGTCCGAAGGATCATCATGTTACCTTATCTCATAAACGTCCAAGGGAGAGTTCCATGACTCCACCGAAAGTTAGAG AAGAGGATTATGAGGAGGACGAGGAAGTGCAACGTGCATTGGCAGTTTCTTTAGAAGGCATGAAGGAAACAGTCAAATTATCTTCTGAGGATAATAAGGATGCAAAAAGTAgtgagaaggaagaagagaagtgCCCAACTTATCCACCATTGCCTGAAGAACCCAAAGGTGACAGAAACCTTCTTTGCAGGATCGGGTTCCGTCTTCCCAATGGACGTAGATGCCAAAGGAGTTTCCTCCGAACCGATCCTATCCAG TTGCTTTGGTCATTCTGTTCTTCTCAGTTAGAGGAAGGTGGCACAAAGGCATTCAAATTGACACATGCAATACCAGGAGCTACAAAGTCTCTGAAGTATGATACCCAAATGACATTTGAGGAATCAGGGCTTGCTAATTCAATGATCTCTGTCACTTGGGACTGA
- the LOC111789195 gene encoding cyclin-J18 isoform X2 gives MQCNYAMKGSRTTMESENLPILRIRVVKFLIQSAHDLEVAPIVKYSALSLFADRFYPSLSGITSSNASRNWLLQPITESNLQLFALVSLWISSKLHTSHPLSIKLLKSFGDKMIKEQHFMTRDLLDAILKFEIGTANITFVFLEELLIQFKEVAKVGELVNWEACMDVMDLLYEKEETSVSYSSPCSLAAAILVASYLITVPVQEWEFPVLPWVQFVMPFIEEDIVEQIRGILLHVLETDTDC, from the exons ATGCAATGCAACTATGCGATGAAGGGAAGCAGAACAACGATGGAGAGTGAGAACTTACCGATTCTGAGAATTCGCGTCGTCAAATTCCTTATTCAATCTGCTCAT GATCTCGAAGTGGCTCCGATCGTCAAATACTCTGCGTTGTCACTTTTCGCTGATAGATTCTACCCATCGCTTTCTGG AATCACCAGCAGCAATGCCTCAAGAAATTGGCTTCTGCAACCAATCACAGAGAGCAATTTGCAGTTATTTGCACTTGTTTCCTTATGGATATCTAGCAAA CTGCACACTTCTCATCCTCTTTCTATAAAACTTCTGAAATCTTTTGGGGATAAGATGATTAAGGAACAACATTTCATGACCCGGGATTTATTGGATGCA ATATTGAAGTTTGAGATTGGTACTGCAAATAtcacttttgtatttcttgaggAACTTCTTATTCAATTCAA GGAAGTAGCGAAAGTTGGGGAGCTTGTGAACTGGGAAGCATGCATGGATGTAATGGATCTTctttatgaaaaagaagagacatCTGTGTCTTACAGTTCTCCTTGTTCTTTAGCTGCTGCCATCTTG GTGGCTTCATATCTCATCACTGTTCCAGTGCAAGAATGGGAATTTCCAGTTCTTCCCTGGG TCCAGTTCGTAATGCCATTCATAGAAGAAGATATTGTAGAACAAATCAGAGGCATTCTGCTTCACGTTTTAGAGACTGATACTGATTGCTAG
- the LOC111792396 gene encoding putative clathrin assembly protein At1g25240 has product MKLWQKAVGAIKDRNSIWLATLSRRTPYRHPDLEAAIIRATSHDGAKIDYNNARRVFEWIRTSPIYMKPLAWGLSARMEKTRSWVVALKGLMLIHGVFCCQIPSVQLIRRLPFDLSGFKDCHSSPSKTWGYDAFVRSYYAYLDQKSAFISSEAKKLKKGLKPPLLEELIKLQNWQSMLDTLLQVRPLDDNMKVGLVLEAMNNLVVEVFDVYSRICNGIAQILLKIYVSPTKAEASMALRVVQKAANQVEDLCQYFEVCKEMGVLKASECPKLEKIPEDDIKELELIINGSVNNDEKTKHCEVLEEEKMGNDNMIREGDDHDHDHDDDDNNKNNNNNNNGEEMNGIRRNGSNKRVLKTVITEKWEIFDGDCSSRTALAGPLPSCSSSHLSIISIPNYKSELPDLITF; this is encoded by the exons ATGAAGCTATGGCAAAAGGCTGTGGGCGCAATCAAAGACAGAAATAGCATTTGGCTTGCCACCCTTTCACGCCGCACGCCATATCGCCACCCCGACCTTGAGGCTGCCATAATCCGCGCAACCAGCCACGACGGCGCTAAAATCGATTACAACAACGCCCGACGCGTGTTCGAATGGATCCGTACGTCTCCGATCTACATGAAGCCTCTTGCGTGGGGCCTCTCCGCCCGCATGGAAAAGACTCGAAGTTGGGTCGTTGCTTTAAAGGGGTTGATGCTCATCCATGGGGTGTTTTGTTGCCAAATCCCGTCCGTCCAGCTCATCCGACGGCTGCCGTTCGATCTGTCCGGGTTCAAAGATTGCCATTCCAGCCCTTCCAAGACTTGGGGGTATGATGCGTTTGTGAGAAGCTACTATGCGTATTTGGATCAGAAATCAGCCTTCATATCTTCGGAGGctaagaaattgaagaaagggTTGAAGCCACCATTGTTGGAGGAGTTGATTAAGCTTCAAAATTGGCAATCTATGTTGGATACCTTGCTTCAAGTTCGACCATTGGATGACAACATGAAG GTTGGTTTAGTTTTGGAGGCTATGAACAATCTCGTTGTTGAAGTTTTCGACGTATACAGTCGAATCTGCAACGGAATTGCtcaaattttgttgaaaatataCGTCTCACCAACGAAAGCCGAAGCATCGATGGCGCTTCGTGTTGTTCAAAAAGCAGCAAATCAAGTAGAAGATTTGTGTCAATATTTTGAGGTATGTAAAGAAATGGGCGTTTTGAAGGCAAGTGAGTGCCCAAAATTGGAGAAGATCCCAGAAGATGATATCAAAGAACTTGAGCTGATCATCAATGGAAGTGTTAACAATgatgagaaaacaaaacattgtgaagttcttgaagaagaaaaaatggggAATGATAATATGATTAGAGAGGGAGACGACCACGACCACGACCACGACGATGAcgataataataagaataataataacaacaacaatggAGAAGAAATGAATGGAATTAGAAGGAATGGATCAAATAAAAGGGTTTTGAAGACAGTGATTACAGAGAAATGGGAGATATTTGATGGAGATTGTTCATCAAGAACAGCATTGGCAGGGCCTCTTCCAAGCTGTTCTTCATCCCATTTGAGTATCATTTCTATACCAAATTATAAGTCAGAGCTACCAGATTTGATCACTTTCTAG
- the LOC111789195 gene encoding cyclin-J18 isoform X4, with protein sequence MQCNYAMKGSRTTMESENLPILRIRVVKFLIQSAHDLEVAPIVKYSALSLFADRFYPSLSGITSSNASRNWLLQPITESNLQLFALVSLWISSKLHTSHPLSIKLLKSFGDKMIKEQHFMTRDLLDAEVIFMQILKFEIGTANITFVFLEELLIQFKEVAKVGELVNWEACMDVMDLLYEKEETSVSYSSPCSLAAAILVASYLITVPVQEWEFPVLPWV encoded by the exons ATGCAATGCAACTATGCGATGAAGGGAAGCAGAACAACGATGGAGAGTGAGAACTTACCGATTCTGAGAATTCGCGTCGTCAAATTCCTTATTCAATCTGCTCAT GATCTCGAAGTGGCTCCGATCGTCAAATACTCTGCGTTGTCACTTTTCGCTGATAGATTCTACCCATCGCTTTCTGG AATCACCAGCAGCAATGCCTCAAGAAATTGGCTTCTGCAACCAATCACAGAGAGCAATTTGCAGTTATTTGCACTTGTTTCCTTATGGATATCTAGCAAA CTGCACACTTCTCATCCTCTTTCTATAAAACTTCTGAAATCTTTTGGGGATAAGATGATTAAGGAACAACATTTCATGACCCGGGATTTATTGGATGCA GAGGTCATATTCATGCAG ATATTGAAGTTTGAGATTGGTACTGCAAATAtcacttttgtatttcttgaggAACTTCTTATTCAATTCAA GGAAGTAGCGAAAGTTGGGGAGCTTGTGAACTGGGAAGCATGCATGGATGTAATGGATCTTctttatgaaaaagaagagacatCTGTGTCTTACAGTTCTCCTTGTTCTTTAGCTGCTGCCATCTTG GTGGCTTCATATCTCATCACTGTTCCAGTGCAAGAATGGGAATTTCCAGTTCTTCCCTGGG TATAA